A segment of the Sphingomonas naphthae genome:
GCACGCGTAGAAGTCTTAGAACCCAGGGAGATCAATAATGCGCTTTGCACCAACATTCGCAGCTTTGGCGCTGCTCGCCACGCCCGCCCTCGCGCAGCAGAGCGGCGGAATGCAGGGCATGAACCACGGTCAGATGGCCGGCATGAACCACGACGACATGGCGGGCATGATGGCCGGCAATCCCTACGGCCAGGCCGAGATGGACATGCATCAGAAGATGATGGCGGCCAAGCAGGGCGACGCGGCCGAAATGTGGACGCGCAAGATGATCGAGCATCACCGAGGCGCCATCGCCATGTCGCGCGTTGCGGTGCGTGACGCGCGCGACGCCGAGACCAAGCGCATGGCGCAGATGACGATCACGAAACAGGAAAAGGATATTGCCGAGCTGCAGGCGTGGCTCAGCAAGCACGGCAAGCGCCCGCAATAAGGGAGCGCTGCCCCGCCCTGTCGATCCCCCTACCCCCCGGCAGGGCGGGGATTTCCTTTTAGGAGCTGATGATGAAGAATGGTGTTCGTGGCGCCGTCGCCGCCTTGCTAATGACCATCCCAGCGGTCGCATCGGCCGCGGCCGACATCGCCATGCACCGCGATCCGGGTTGCGGCTGTTGCGAGAAATGGGCGGCGCAGGTGCGTCAGCAGTTCGGCCGCAAGGTCCAGATCATCGACGATGATCGCCGTGAGGTGCTGCAGCGTAAGATCGGCCTGCCCGCTGACCTCGCGTCCTGCCATACCGCGATCATCGACGGCATGGCGTTTGAGGGACATGTCCCGATCGCGGACATGAAGCGCGCGCTGGCCCAGCATCCTAAAGGCGTGCGCGGCTTGGCCGTGGCCGGAATGCCGATGGGCTCACCGGGCATGGAGGTGCCCGGCATGAGAACCCAGCCCTATGACGTCATTGCGTTCGGTGCCGCTGGCCGGCGTGTCTTTGCTAGCCACGGCGCCTAAACGACAGGTTGTCTTGTGAGCGGCAAATCTTCCCCGGCGCTTCATGCCGGCACTACGGCACCCGGCAAACCACCCGTATTGACCTCGGCGTTGACAATTGGGATAGTATCCGGGTGTTGAAAGCTCGTCTTTCTCTCTTGCTTCTTGTTGGAGCGTTGCTTGGCCTTTTGGGCCAAGGAATTGCGTATGCGGCCGGCCCATCGCTCTCACCCAAGATGGCGATGAGCCATGTCACCCCATCCCGCATGGATTGCGCGGGTATGGCGACCCCGGATCCGTCATCGGAACACCCATGCAAAGGACTGACGCTGGCGTGTATCGCCCAAATGGGATGCGTTGTTCCCATGACGTTTGAGGAGCCGGCAAGAGTGCTGAAGCGCTCGATCGCATCTCAAATCGTTATCTGGCCTGCCAGCCGGGCACTTGCCGGCCTCAAGGTCGCTCCCGAGCCCGAACCGCCTACCGTTTGATCGAGTCAAGCCGTGTCAGGCTGCAGCCGTTCGCCGGTTGCGGCTCTGCCGATTTTAAATCTCGATCAAATTGGAAAGTGACATGAAAACGTTCATCTTGGCGGTATTTGCCGCTAGCCTCGCCGCGTCGGCAGCGACGGCGGCCACATCTGAAAATAAAAGCAATGGTCATTGGGAGTGGCGTTCCAATTACCAGCCGGGCCCGCGGGCGCCGCTTCAAGCCCCACGTCGCGTATGGGTTACGGACGTTCCCCAGTCGAGCGCCTGCGTGTGCCCGATGATGGAACGCGGTCGCGACGCCTGCATGTCAATGAAGGGCGGCCAGTCAACTTAAGCTGGCGAGCCTGAACAGGTGCCGGGCTCCGATCAACCATTTGGAGCCCGGCCATCATTATGACATGAAGGGACTAGAGGGATGCGCGCATCCATGATGCTCGCGGTCGCCGCGCTCACGACGAGCGCCGCGCACGCGCAGACACTTACCTATGACCAAGCGCTGCGCGATGCGGTTGCCAACGCCCCGGGAGCGGTTGCCGGTCGCGCGGGGGTCAGCGCCGCCCAAGCCGATGCACGTGCGGCGGGAAGCCTTCCGGACCCCCGTGTGTCGATCGGAATCGAGAATTATCCTGTCTCTGGGCCACCCGCCTTCTCCCTATCCAGAGACGACATGACGATGGGGCGTGTCGGTTTCCAACAGGACCTACCCAACCTTGCCAAGCGTCATGCCGCGCAAGCGCAGGCACGCGCCGTGATCGCAACGGCAGAAGCATCGCAAGCGACCAAGCTCCGGGAGGTGCGATTGGGAGCGGGGCAGGCATGGATCGACCTTGCTTATGCCGAGCGTCGACTAGCTGCCCTCGACACCGTTCTGCTATTCCTTCGATCTCTCCCTTCCGCTGCGCGGGCCGCCGTGACGACCGGTTCGGTCCGCCCTGGTCAGACACTGACGACCGATCAGGAGATCGCGGCACTCGACGACCGCCGCGACGAGTTGATGGCCGCCGTTGCGCGCGCCCGCGCGATGCTGGCTCGCTGGACCGGCGTATCGGCGCCCGAGATTGCCGGCGATATGCCCGCGATCGATCTGGCTCCGGCGCGGCTGCGGGACGCGCTCAGCCTTCACTCCGACATGGTTCTCGCCGAGGCCGGTATTCAGCGCGCCCAGGCCGACGTGGATGCGGCGCGAGCGGAGAAGCGACCCGATTGGGGGGTAGAGGTAGCTTATCAACGCCGTGACCCCCGGTATGGCGACATGGTGTCGGCGGGAGTTTCGATGAGCCTGCCGCTGTTCGCTCGATCGCGTCAGAACCCGCGCATCGAAGCCCGCAAATCCGCACAGGCGCAGGCCGAGGCCGCGCGCGAAGAAACCCGGCGCACATTGGCAGCCGATCTGGAGGCCGCGCTGGCGGACCACCAAATGCATCACAGCCAATGGCAGCGCGCGCGCGACGTGCTCCTTCCGCTCGCTCGGAAGCGAGCCGATCTGGAGATAGCGAGCTACTCTGCCGGTCGCGCGAGTCTTGCGGATGCCATCGAAGCCAAGACCGCGCTCGCCGACGCCGAGCTGACCGTGCTCGACCGTGAGGCGCTCGTCGCCGCAGACTCTGTCCGCCTCACCATTACCTTCGGGAGCGCCGATCGATGAGCGACACTACCATTACCCGCGCCCGCCTTGTCACCGCGGTAAGCGCGCTGGTGCTGGTCGCAGGGGGCGTGGGCTTCGGGCTCGCGAAACTTGGCACGTCCTCGGCTGCCGATCAAACGGCATCCCCAGCCCCGCAGAAGAAGATCCTCTACTGGTATGATCCGATGATCCCGGGGGAGCGGCACGACGGCCCGGGTCTCTCGTCGATGGGGATGAAACTGATCCCCCGCTATGCCGACGAGGGCGCAGGCGGTAGCGCCGCACCGGGCGTAGCGATCGATCCGGCCAGCCTCCAGCGGCTCGGCGCGCGGGTCGTCACGGTCGAACGCGGATCGTTGTCAAACTCGGCCTCGGCAACCGGCAGCATCGAGTTCAATGACCGCAACGTTGCGGTCGTGCAGGCACGCAGCGGCGGCTTCGTTCAGCGCGTCTATGCGCGCGCGCCAGGCGATGTCGTGCCGGCAGGCGCCCCGCTCGCCGATATCCTTGTGCCCGAATGGGCGGGCGCGCAGGCGGAGTATCTCGCCGTGCGCCGCACCGGGGATGCCGGGCTCACGCGGGCGGCACGAGAGCGCCTGTTGCTTCTCGGGATGCCCGCCGGATCGATTGCATCGGCGGAGTGGCGCGGCCGACCGCAAGGTGTGACGACGATCAGCACGCCCGTGGGGGGCGTCATCAAGACGCTCGGCGTCCGACAGGGGATGACGGTCGCGCAAGGACAGACACTGGCGGAGGTGAACGGCCTCGCCACCGTGTGGCTGAACGCGGCTGTCCCTGAGGCCCTCGCAGGAAACCTGCGGATCGGCACGCCCGTCATCGCCACGCTGGCGGCTTTCCCGGGCGAAAGCTTCAGGGGCCGCATCGCTGCGATCCTGCCCCAGGCCGAGGCAGCGAGCCGCACGCTCACAATCCGCGTCGAGCTCCCCAACCGTGCCGGCCGGTTGCGCCCCGGTATGTTCGCCAGCGTGGCGCTCGACCAGGGGAGCCGCGATGCACTCCTTGTTCCGAGTGAGGCCGTGATCCGGACCGGCCGGCGCACACTCGTCATGTTGGCAGGGCCGGGTGGACGCTTTCGACCCGCCGAGGTTCGCACTGGCGCAGAAGGCGGCGGCAAAACCGAGATAGTCGCCGGCCTGACCGAGGGTGAGAAGGTTGTGGCGTCGGGCCAGTTCCTGATCGACTCCGAAGCGAGCCTCGCTGGCCTCGATGCGCGTCCGATTGGTGTCGAAGCGTCACCCGCAACAAAGCCGGCCGTGAAACCCACCGCGTCGATCTACGAGACGGTCGGCAGCATCGAGGCGATCGATCGCAGTTCCGTCACCCTGTCCCATCAGCCCGTTCCGGCGATCGGCTGGCCGGCCATGACAATGACGTTCCGCGTCGCCGATCCCGCGTTGGTGCGTGGGTATCGCAAGGGTGAGCGGGTGCGGTTCGGCTTTGATCAACCCGCCGATGGTCCAACGCTGCGCCGCATGACGCGCGAGGCTGGGCGATGATTGCCGCGATCATCCGCTGGTCGGTCGCGAACCGCTTCCTCGTCGTCCTGGCGGCCATCGCGCTCGCCATGGCCGGGGTGTTCGCAATGCGTGCCACCCCCGTCGATGCGCTCCCCGACCTGTCCGACACGCAGGTCATCATCCGCACGAGCTGGCCGGGCCAAGCCCCGCAGATCGTCGAGAACCAGGTGACGTATCCGCTCACCACGACGATGCTGTCCGTGCCTGGCGCGAAAACCGTGCGCGGCTATTCGTTCTTCGGCGACAGCTACGTCTATGTCCTCTTCGAGGATGGGACCGACCTCTATTGGGCGCGCTCACGCGTGCTGGAGTATCTGAGCCAGGTGCAGGGACGGCTTCCCCAAGGCGCGCAGGCCGCGCTGGGTCCTGATGCGACGGGGGTCGGCTGGGTCTATGAATACACGCTGTTGGACCGCACCGGCCGCCGTGACCTGTCGCAGCTCCGATCCTTGCAGGACTGGTTCCTACGTTATGAACTGAAAACGCTGCCCGGCGTTGCGGAGGTGGCGAGCATCGGCGGAATGGTGAAGCAATATCAGGTGCTGCTCGACCCGACGCGGCTCGCCGCATTCGGTGTCACGCACACTCAGGCCGTCGATGCCATTCGCCGCGCCAATCAGGAGGCCGGCGGGTCCGTCCTCGAGCTGGGCGAAGCCGAATATATGGTGCGCGCGTCAGGTTACTTGCGCACCGTCGACGATTTCCGCGCGATCCCGCTCAAGGTCGCCGGTGCCGGCGTCCCCGTTACCTTGGGCGACGTCGCGTCGATCCAGATCGGCCCCGAGATGCGCCGCGGCATCGCCGAGCTGAACGGCGAAGGCGAGGTCGCGGGCGGAGTCGTCATCCTGCGTCAGGGCAAGAATGCACGGCAGACGATCGAAGCCGTCAAGGCCAAGCTCGCGGAACTGAAAGCGAGCCTTCCCCCCGGCGTCGAGATCGTCACCACCTATGACCGCTCGCAATTGATCGACCGCGCGGTGGAGAATTTGACGGGCAAGCTGATCGAGGAGTTCGTCGTCGTCGCGATCATCTGCGGGTTGTTTCTGTGGCATGTCCGGTCTGCGCTGGTCGCGATCGTCACCTTGCCTCTGGGGGTGCTCGCGGCCTTGCTCGTCATGCGTGTGCAGGGGGTGAACGCCAACATCATGTCTTTGGGCGGTATCGCCATCGCGATCGGCGCGATGGTCGATGCCGCGATCGTGATGATCGAGAACGCGCACAAGCGGATCGAGCGATGGGAACACGACCATCCGGGCGTGGCGCTGGCGGGCGAGGAACGCTGGCGCGTCATCACCGGGGCCGCGGCCGAGGTCGGGCCGGCGCTGTTCTTCAGCCTCGTCATCATCACGCTGTCGTTCGTGCCGGTGTTCACGCTCGAAGCGCAGGAGGGACGGCTGTTCGCCCCGCTCGCCTTCACCAAGAGCTATGCGATGGCGGCAGCGGCGATCCTGTCGGTAACGCTCGTGCCGGTCCTGATGGGATGGCTGATCCGGGGACGCATTCCGGCCGAGAACGACAACATTATCAACCGCGTGCTCACCCGTGCCTATCGCCCGGCGCTCGACCGCGTGTTGGCGCGGCCTTGGGCGGCGATCGGCATCGCCGCCCTGGTACTGGCGACGACGGCATGGCCGCTGACCCGATTGGGTGGCGAGTTCATCCCGACGATGGATGAGGGCGATCTGCTCTACATGCCGTCCGCGCTTCCCGGCCTTTCGGCCGCGAGCGCCTCGGCCCTGCTCCAGCGCACAGACCGGCTGATAAAAACCGTTCCCGAGGTCAAAACCGTGTTCGGCAAAGCCGGGCGCGCCGAGACCGCGACCGACCCGGCACCGCTCGAGATGTTCGAGACGACCATCCAATTCAAGCCGCGCGATCAATGGCGCGCGGGGATGACGCCGGCAAAGCTGGTGGAGGAGCTGGACCGCACAGTGCGCGTGCCCGGCCTCACGAACGTATGGGTGCCTCCGATCCGCAATCGGATCGATATGCTCGCGACCGGCATCAAGAGTCCCATCGGGGTGAAAGTGTCGGGGTCCAACCTCTCCGAGCTGGACCGCATCGCCGGCAGCATCGAACGTGTCGCCAGGACCGTGCCGGGCGTCAGCTCGGCATTGGCAGAACGGTTGACCGGAGGCCGCTATGTCGATGTCGATATCGATCGGGTGACCGCGGGGCGCTACGGTCTCAACATCGCCGATGTGCAGGAGATTGTGTCCGGCGCGATCGGCGGCGAGACGATCGGCCAGACGGTGGAGGGCCTTGCCCGCTACCCGATCAGCGTCCGCTACCCCCGCGAGCTGCGTGACAGTCTGGAGGGACTGCGAACTCTCCCAATCGTCACCGCATCGGGTCAGCAGATCACACTCGGCACCGTCGCATCCGTGTCGATCGCGGAAGGTCCACCGATGCTCAAGACGGAAAATGGTCGAATCTCGACATGGGTCTATGTCGACGTGCGCGGGCGCGACCTGGCCTCCACGGTCGCCGATCTGCGCCGTGCTGTTGGCAAAGATGTTCGGCTCAGCCCCGGCGTCTCGATCGCCTATTCCGGACAATTCGAGTATCTGCAGCGTGCCGGGGCTCGGTTGATGCTCGTCGTGCCGGCGACACTCGCGATCATCTTCCTTCTCCTCTACCTTACCTTCGGTCGCCTCGACGAGGCGGCGCTTATCATGGGCACACTGCCCTTCGCGCTGACCGGCGGCATCTGGACATTATGGCTGCTCGGCTATGCGCAATCGGTCGCCACAGGTGTCGGGTTCATCGCGCTCGCCGGCGTGTCGGCGGAGTTCGGCGTCGTCATGCTGATCTACCTGAAACACGCATTGGCCGAGCGCGGGCCGTCACCGTCGGGCGAGCAAGTATCGGAAGCGATCAGGGAGGGCGCGCTGTTGCGGGTACGTCCCAAGGCGATGACCGTCGCTGTCATCGTCGCCGGGCTGTTCCCCGTGCTGATCGGGCATGGCGCCGGATCGGAGGTGATGAGCCGGATCGCCGCGCCGATGATCGGTGGAATGCTGACCGCCCCTTTCCTCTCCATGTTCATCCTGCCAGCCGCCTACTTGCTCTTGCGGCGGCGAGCTTCAACCCGCCCCGAAAGGAAGATCTGATGAAAGCCACTTTCTCCATGCGCGCCGCATTCATGCTACTAGTCACGCCGATCGCAGCGAGCGCTCTTGCTCAAGGCAGCAGGCCGGCTGCATCGGCTGTAAAATCCGGCAGCGGATCGGGGACGATCACTGCCGTCGACGCGAAAGGTGGAACCGTAACCATCAAGCACGGCCCGATCCCGACGATCGGCTGGCCCGCAATGACGATGACCTTCCGGGCATCCCCCCCGACCCTGCTCAAGGGACTGCGGTCGGGGCAGCGGGTCGCATTCACCGCCAAGGCGAAGGGTATGACGGCAGAAGTTACGGCGATCAGCCCGCATTGACGACGCGTGCCGACCTTCGCGTCAGTGCGCCATCGCCAGCACGGGCGGCGCAGCGATCATCCACAGCGCCATCGCGACCATCATCAGGTTTTCGGTGAGCGAGATGAAGCCGAGCGGCACGTTGCTGTCCCCGCCCACGCACGCGCATTTCAGCTCACGCTTGTCGATGTAGACGGCCTTGAACACCGACACCGCGCCGATCGTACCGATAACGAGCGCGACGGGCACCGACAGCCAGGTCAACGCGCCGGCTGCCATCAGGACGCCCGCCGCTCCTTCCGCGTAGGGATAGACATAGGAATAGGGCACCCAGCGCTTCGCGAGCAGATCGTAGTTGAGGAACATGCTCGAGAAGCTCTCGACGTTCTGGAGCTTGAGCATCGCCAGAGCGCACATCGAGAACGCGATGAACCATTCACCCGCCCGCACCGTGAAGGGCGTGCCGAGTACCGCATAGCTGGCGGCGAGCGCCATCAGCGCCGTCATCGCGAACACGGCAATCACCGGGCGATAGGTGACGGCCTTGGGGTCGCGGACCATCTTGCCGAAGAAGCGGCGCAGATCGTCATAGCCGCCGACCCGCTCCCCGGCGATAAAGATCTGCGGGGTCGTCTTGACGCCGTGCTTCGCCTTGAAAGCGTCGGTTTCTTCCCGCGTCATCAGCCAATGGTCATCGACCGCATAGCCTTCCCGGCGCAGAAGATCCTTCGCCTTCAGCCCGAAAGGGCAGGTATGTTCCGGCATCACCATCCGGTAGATCGTCGCCTGTTTGGCGGGGGCGCTCGCCATGCCGCTTCTCCAATATCCTCGCCCCGCCTATATAGGGTCCGTACCATAGTACGGAGTCAAGGCATGACCGGCATGACGATCGCGGCGCTCGCGCGCGAGGGCGGCGTCGGCGTCGAAACGGTGCGCTACTATCAGCGTCGCGGTTTGCTGGACGAGCCAGACCGGCCGACCGGGGCTGGCGCCGGAGGCGGCATCCGGCGCTACGGCACCGATGACGCCCGCCGCCTTCGCTTCATCCGCTCGGCGCAGGCAGCCGGTTTCACGCTCGAGCAGATCGGTGAGCTTCTGGCGCTGGATGCGACCGACGATCGCGCCCGCGCGCGCCAGCTCGCGGGCGAGCGCATTGCCGAACTGGATGCGAAGATCGAGGAGCTTGAGCGGGTGCGCGCCTCGCTTCGCCGGCTCGCACATGAATGCGGGTCAGGAGCGGAGGGACCATGCCCGATCCTGACCGCCTTCGAGGGCTAGCGGCACTCGACGGTCAGGTGCGCGATTTCATGAACCGGTGCGAGGCGGGCGCGGATATCGTCGCCGGTCACGCCCTGCCCGCCTACGACGCTGACGATCGCGGCGTGGGCTTCCGGACCGACGCGCCAGACATGAAGATCGGTGATACGCGCGTCGCCTGGCGCCTCGACCAACTCGCGCACTTCCTCCTCTACATGATGATCGGTCGCATCGAGCAACACGGACGCCGTGTCGCGCATCAGCGTCCATGACCAGCGCGCGATGACGATCGCACCGACGATGCCCATCACCGGATCCATCCAGACCCAGCCGAGATAGCGGCCCGCCAGCAGCGCGGCGATGGCGAGAACCGAGGTGAGCGCGTCGGCCAGGACATGGACATAGGCGGAGCGCATGTTGTTGTCACCGCCATGCGCGCCGTGCGCATGCCCGTGCCCGTGATGGTGGTCATGCCCGTGATGATGGTCGTGCCCGTGATGGTGCCCGCCCGAGAGCAGGAAGGCGCAGGCGATGTTCACGCCCAGACCGACCACCGCGATGAGCGTCGCTTCCCCGAATGCGACCGTGATCGGCTGAAACAGGCGAAGGATGGACTCGACACCGATCCCGAGCGCGATCAGGCCCAGCACCATCGCCGACGCGAACCCGGCCAGGTCGCCGACCTTGCCCGTGCCGAAGCTATAGGCCCGGCTGGAGGCATGGCGCTTGGCATAGGCGTAAGCGGCCGCGGCGACCCCGAGCGCGCCCGCGTGTGTCGCCATGTGAAAGCCATCGGCGAGCAGCGCCATCGAGCCGGTCAGATAACCGGCGATGATCTCCACCACCATCATCCCGGCGGTAAGCGCCACGACCCACAGGGTCCGGCGGGCATTGTCGTCGTGCGCCGCGCCCAGGAATACATGGTCGTGCGTGAAGGCGTCGATTTCGGGCAAAGCCGCCATGAAAAGCGTCCTATTTGGCGTAGCGGCGGATCACCGCCAGCAGTTCTTCGGCACCTGCCGCCCGCTCGGCATCATCGAGGCCGGGCCGCGACACATGCGCTTCGAGGTGTTCGGCGATAATCTCGTCCATGAGGCCATTCACCGCCCCGCGCACGGCGGCAACCAGATGGAGCACGTCGGAACACGACGAGTCCGATTGAAGTGCTCGCTCGACCGCGCCGACTTGTCCGGCGATGCGACGAACGCGGGCGACCAGATCGACATTGGTTTGAGACAAATGTGACATAGGATACCCCCCTAGCCTATAGGCCAGTAAACAGCAAGTCGGTGTCAAAACCGTCCGTGGCTGTTGAAAAAACCTAGTAGACGCTAATCCTGTCCAGTTTGGTATAATTTTCTGGATATCTGTATAAGTAATTTCGCTCCTAAATCGTTGTTAGGGGACCGATAGTATCGCTTCTGTCCATCCTGGCAGGGTCAGGTTGTTAGGTTCAAGAATGACACCATCATCGTCCGAAGTAAGCATCACAGTCGGCTTACCAGTGACAGTAACCTGCTGAACGTGTCTTGAAAAATTGATGGCAACAAAGACCGACCCGCGCCGATAAACGAACAAGGCCGGATGGTCTGGAAGAATGTCAACGTAACCGCTTGCTGCCAAATCAGGATGGCGCAATCTCCAGCAAATGAGGCGGCGGTAGAAACCGAGGACGGAGCTGTTCTTGCTCGTCTGAGTTGCGACATTGATCGTATTGAAGTTCGGGTTCACCGGTATCCAGGGCTTCCCCCGCGTGAACCCCGCATTGGACAGAGAGGACCACTGCATCGGTGTACGAGCATTGTCGCGACTGGTTTGCGCGATGTCCCGAAGATAGCTGGCGGCGGGCACCTTTCCGGTTTCTACGTCGTCCTTCCACTGACCATGCACCTCGACGTCGTTGAACTCACCGATCTCTCGCACGCGAAATGGCGTGTTTTCGAGGCGGAGAACGCGGACACGGCTATCGCCATTCTCGATCAACATCAGGAGATTCGCGTCGTTCTCACCGACGTGCAAATGCCGGGCTCGATGGATGGTGTGAAGCTGGCGCATTATGTTCGCGATCGCTTCCCGCCTACCGTCCTGTTCGTCGTATCCGGCGACGCGCCAATCCCTGAAAGCGAATTACCTGCACAAGCGACGTTTCTGCCCAAGCCATTCGATCCGCACAGGCTACTACGCCAGATCGAGAGTATGGCACGGGCTTAACTATCCCAAAAACGATCGAGACTGTTGAAAAAGGCATATGTGTGAGCAGCGTGGCGGATGGCTGTTGACGCCGGTCACCGGGGACTCGCTTCGTATCAGGCGGGCGCTGCCTGCCGCGCGAGCAGCTGGAGGTTGTAGGCCGCAGCCGCCATGGTGAACTCTTCGGCAGCTCCGGCGAGGCTACGTAGCTTGAGGGTTCGCAGGCCGAGGTTGCGTTTCAAGTGGCCGAACACGCGCTCGATCCGTTTTCGTCGGCGATGGGCCTGCACGTAAGCATCGGTGCCGGCAAGGGCGCGGACGGCGTCGCGAGCATCCTCGCTCACGAGGCGGGTGACGCCGCGTTTCTTGCCGATTGTGCATTGCGGCTTCAGTTCGCAGGCGGCGCAATCCGCCGGACGGCTTCGATAGACGCGGACCTGACTTGCCCGGTTGGTGCCGCAGTAGCTGAGCGGCTTGTCCGCCGGGCAGCGATAGGTGTCGGCCTCCCGGTCGTAGCTGAAAGCATCTCGGGTGAAGAAGGCGTCGCGTTGGCGGCCGCGGTCGATGACCGGAATGTACGGCGTGATGTTACGCTCGATCAGCCAGCCAAGCAGCGGACCACTGCCATACGCCTTGTCGGCCGAGAGGCTCGCAGGCGCGATGCCCAGCCTGGTTCCGGCGCGTGACACCAGCGTCCGGGTCGCCGCGACTTCGGCTGCAAAGCGCGCCGGTGTCGCTTCAACGTCGAGGATGCAGTCGGTATCGAGGTCGAGCAGCGGATTGATGGCGTAGGCATAACGTGCAGGACCGTGCTTGCAGGTGAGCGCCGCCTGCGGGTCGGTCGGCGAGATGCTGGCCGGCTCGACTGGCGCCGGTTCATCGGGACCCGGCGGCAACGCGGCATTCAGCGCTGCCAAATATTCGGCGACAGGCCGCGACACAGTGTCCCTGCCACGAAGCTCATCTGCAGCGTCGGCGCCCTTCAGTCTCTTCTCGCGACTGGCGTCGGCCATGATCGTACTGCCGTCCACCGCCACGTCGCGCCCTGCCACCAGCC
Coding sequences within it:
- a CDS encoding DUF305 domain-containing protein, which codes for MALLATPALAQQSGGMQGMNHGQMAGMNHDDMAGMMAGNPYGQAEMDMHQKMMAAKQGDAAEMWTRKMIEHHRGAIAMSRVAVRDARDAETKRMAQMTITKQEKDIAELQAWLSKHGKRPQ
- a CDS encoding DUF411 domain-containing protein; its protein translation is MMKNGVRGAVAALLMTIPAVASAAADIAMHRDPGCGCCEKWAAQVRQQFGRKVQIIDDDRREVLQRKIGLPADLASCHTAIIDGMAFEGHVPIADMKRALAQHPKGVRGLAVAGMPMGSPGMEVPGMRTQPYDVIAFGAAGRRVFASHGA
- a CDS encoding TolC family protein encodes the protein MRASMMLAVAALTTSAAHAQTLTYDQALRDAVANAPGAVAGRAGVSAAQADARAAGSLPDPRVSIGIENYPVSGPPAFSLSRDDMTMGRVGFQQDLPNLAKRHAAQAQARAVIATAEASQATKLREVRLGAGQAWIDLAYAERRLAALDTVLLFLRSLPSAARAAVTTGSVRPGQTLTTDQEIAALDDRRDELMAAVARARAMLARWTGVSAPEIAGDMPAIDLAPARLRDALSLHSDMVLAEAGIQRAQADVDAARAEKRPDWGVEVAYQRRDPRYGDMVSAGVSMSLPLFARSRQNPRIEARKSAQAQAEAAREETRRTLAADLEAALADHQMHHSQWQRARDVLLPLARKRADLEIASYSAGRASLADAIEAKTALADAELTVLDREALVAADSVRLTITFGSADR
- a CDS encoding efflux RND transporter periplasmic adaptor subunit, with amino-acid sequence MSDTTITRARLVTAVSALVLVAGGVGFGLAKLGTSSAADQTASPAPQKKILYWYDPMIPGERHDGPGLSSMGMKLIPRYADEGAGGSAAPGVAIDPASLQRLGARVVTVERGSLSNSASATGSIEFNDRNVAVVQARSGGFVQRVYARAPGDVVPAGAPLADILVPEWAGAQAEYLAVRRTGDAGLTRAARERLLLLGMPAGSIASAEWRGRPQGVTTISTPVGGVIKTLGVRQGMTVAQGQTLAEVNGLATVWLNAAVPEALAGNLRIGTPVIATLAAFPGESFRGRIAAILPQAEAASRTLTIRVELPNRAGRLRPGMFASVALDQGSRDALLVPSEAVIRTGRRTLVMLAGPGGRFRPAEVRTGAEGGGKTEIVAGLTEGEKVVASGQFLIDSEASLAGLDARPIGVEASPATKPAVKPTASIYETVGSIEAIDRSSVTLSHQPVPAIGWPAMTMTFRVADPALVRGYRKGERVRFGFDQPADGPTLRRMTREAGR
- a CDS encoding efflux RND transporter permease subunit, giving the protein MIAAIIRWSVANRFLVVLAAIALAMAGVFAMRATPVDALPDLSDTQVIIRTSWPGQAPQIVENQVTYPLTTTMLSVPGAKTVRGYSFFGDSYVYVLFEDGTDLYWARSRVLEYLSQVQGRLPQGAQAALGPDATGVGWVYEYTLLDRTGRRDLSQLRSLQDWFLRYELKTLPGVAEVASIGGMVKQYQVLLDPTRLAAFGVTHTQAVDAIRRANQEAGGSVLELGEAEYMVRASGYLRTVDDFRAIPLKVAGAGVPVTLGDVASIQIGPEMRRGIAELNGEGEVAGGVVILRQGKNARQTIEAVKAKLAELKASLPPGVEIVTTYDRSQLIDRAVENLTGKLIEEFVVVAIICGLFLWHVRSALVAIVTLPLGVLAALLVMRVQGVNANIMSLGGIAIAIGAMVDAAIVMIENAHKRIERWEHDHPGVALAGEERWRVITGAAAEVGPALFFSLVIITLSFVPVFTLEAQEGRLFAPLAFTKSYAMAAAAILSVTLVPVLMGWLIRGRIPAENDNIINRVLTRAYRPALDRVLARPWAAIGIAALVLATTAWPLTRLGGEFIPTMDEGDLLYMPSALPGLSAASASALLQRTDRLIKTVPEVKTVFGKAGRAETATDPAPLEMFETTIQFKPRDQWRAGMTPAKLVEELDRTVRVPGLTNVWVPPIRNRIDMLATGIKSPIGVKVSGSNLSELDRIAGSIERVARTVPGVSSALAERLTGGRYVDVDIDRVTAGRYGLNIADVQEIVSGAIGGETIGQTVEGLARYPISVRYPRELRDSLEGLRTLPIVTASGQQITLGTVASVSIAEGPPMLKTENGRISTWVYVDVRGRDLASTVADLRRAVGKDVRLSPGVSIAYSGQFEYLQRAGARLMLVVPATLAIIFLLLYLTFGRLDEAALIMGTLPFALTGGIWTLWLLGYAQSVATGVGFIALAGVSAEFGVVMLIYLKHALAERGPSPSGEQVSEAIREGALLRVRPKAMTVAVIVAGLFPVLIGHGAGSEVMSRIAAPMIGGMLTAPFLSMFILPAAYLLLRRRASTRPERKI
- a CDS encoding copper-binding protein, giving the protein MKATFSMRAAFMLLVTPIAASALAQGSRPAASAVKSGSGSGTITAVDAKGGTVTIKHGPIPTIGWPAMTMTFRASPPTLLKGLRSGQRVAFTAKAKGMTAEVTAISPH
- a CDS encoding glutaredoxin family protein, with translation MASAPAKQATIYRMVMPEHTCPFGLKAKDLLRREGYAVDDHWLMTREETDAFKAKHGVKTTPQIFIAGERVGGYDDLRRFFGKMVRDPKAVTYRPVIAVFAMTALMALAASYAVLGTPFTVRAGEWFIAFSMCALAMLKLQNVESFSSMFLNYDLLAKRWVPYSYVYPYAEGAAGVLMAAGALTWLSVPVALVIGTIGAVSVFKAVYIDKRELKCACVGGDSNVPLGFISLTENLMMVAMALWMIAAPPVLAMAH
- a CDS encoding MerR family transcriptional regulator — translated: MTGMTIAALAREGGVGVETVRYYQRRGLLDEPDRPTGAGAGGGIRRYGTDDARRLRFIRSAQAAGFTLEQIGELLALDATDDRARARQLAGERIAELDAKIEELERVRASLRRLAHECGSGAEGPCPILTAFEG